The sequence CCAACCACGTCGCTGGGATAATTTCTAAGAACAAGAAGGCTTGAGATATTAATATTGGCATCGTCTTATAACCACTTGTTTAGGAAACAATTTTTTCCATCATCGTTTAGGAAATCATTTACTACGATATGAGAATATTAATTCACTTGCTAGACGTGTAGCTCGGGTTTCAAATCCATCAACATTGAGTCTCTTGTTACACACAGAGATTAAAACaggtctttttttctttctgtaaaCTAAAAAACAggtatctttttaaaaagaaattttatattaGAATTCTAGCAGGTAGCTGACGTAAATTTATTACGGAAGACCCTTAAATACCCGTTTTGTAAATCAAGtcttttatatgattttgaagGATATGCAAGTGAATATTTTTGACACGTCCCACAAAATGAAGGTGTATATGAGACTCCAATCTTTTTGACCATTCTTGAAAGCGCGTTCTTGGAAGCGGTTCAATGAGTGTTGTTGATACGTTGTTTTGGTGGAAACATGCAATAACCAGTGGTGAAGCCACCCTATAAGGTATGGGGACAAGTGCAtccataattattttaaaaatcctaaAGTTTGTGTGTAAAACCGTTAGAAATTAATTAGCTTAGGTGGTAAAAGGGAGCTTGTGCACCCATTCATTCCTAGGTTCGAAACTTTTTCATtagcatttttgttttttttattaacaattGTGCACCCATTAGATAAATGTTCTAGATTCGTTTCTGTGAATAACACAAACTCACAAAGGTTTCCGCCTTTAATATCTCTCTCCATATGTTCACTTGCTTTGCGTTTCTTCCGAGAGTTAAATATTGAATTATCAAATAATTGTcacaatatataagtatataacatGTGGTTTATGTATTTGGATCCTAATTCACGAAGCAGGGACGATTGATCAAATCCATCAAAACTGCGAGAATGCCTTTACAGAGTTGTATCACATTTTGATGAACAATAGGAGATTTCATTGTTTGTATGCAGACTTAGTTTAAAACTCAAGGGTTTGATGAATAACGTATATCAAGATGGTCTTAGCAAAAAAACGTATATCAAGATGGAGAATGGTTCTCTGAACCAGAACATAACGggtatcaaaaaaaaaaacataacggATATCACTGTTGATAATGTTTATTAGAACTctttaaactattaaacattttataagaTGAATAGTGATGTCAGATGTGTCAATAAGGAACCAGGGAACGTATATTGTTTTATAGTTCCatatacaatttatatagtgtttgttttatttaaaagtaaaaaccaTGTGATGGGGGTCTAAATTGATGAAACCTTAGAATGCAGCATGTAAACTTTATCTGACAATTGGTTTATAAAgcatttcaatatatttactttttacttcaaaatgaaGTTTATTTCAACCTGGAAGAAAAGGTGCTTAAGATGATCATTCCCATGCAATATAGTCTACAAAATCATTTTTGATTAAAGATAGTAAAAAACTATTGATTTTATCATGGCAATTTGCTTAAGCCAGAGTGCGTCATATaacatgtatattttatttattcttgtATCGAATCAATTTATTTGGTCGGACTAAATATCCAATCAACCAAACAAGCGTGTCGAGTAGTTGAGTTTGGAAAGATGATAAGCATTATGGATTCAAAATTTACTCTCAGATACATCCGCTTGTATGGCGAAGCAACCTACCATTTCGGATATATCCGTTTATGTGACCAGACGACATGTATATCTAAATTCCATTGTGATCAACCGGGTGGGTTTATCTGACTTCGATAAACATGTTTCCAAATTTTTAGTTGGTTGGAGCTCGTCCGCCAGATATCTTGGGCTATAAAAAAATCCAGTCCTACCAATTTATGCATTCATGAAAATGCAACATTTTGTATCCTATGTATGTAACATTTTTTACTAACTACGAATAAATGTCTCTATTATTTGGATTCTGAATTAAAGAATAACAAACGATgtacaatgataataaaaaataaaaattaataattaatcatTAACAAACTAAACAAAACATGCAAATATGgacatacaaaaaaataaaaacaataaccacaacatattataaattataatcagAAACTTTCGTAATCGCCaatgattaaaattttcatattaattgGTTTAGTAACTATAAGGATAACTCGGACAATAATTAGTAGCAAATGGATGTCACTATAGTTGACAAAAGGTGGTGGTTGGCTTTATAAATTGGACTTTTAAACGCCAATTAAATTGAATCTTTTAGTTGTAGTTCACTTGATTATAATTTATACATACTCTTATGAATTGACGTAGAAACCTTACAAATCAACACCAGAaatgttaatatattaaataaatgtgAATACCACGTTAAACTCATGATGCCGGGTTTACATCAATTAAACTGCATTTTTTCGACGGggcatattttgatataaaagttTATTGGTACAAAAAGAAGAGAGGACTACGAATTACTATGGAGTTATCAATATCACAGTTAAAAACAGGAAAATGAAAGAGGTAAATAAATTTCCTTTTATAATTGCTATAGATTGCGGTTGTACCACGGCTCTGCTCTTGCTTTTAAGAACTTGCCGGTACTAAAATCTCATATACTCCAATAAAAAGCAGGCCCGAGACCCCAAAACAATTTAATAACATTTTCTCCATAAAATAATACTATTCAGAAAATAATAATCATTATTTAAAcagtttataattttctttttccctTCAATTATTATGACACTCCCGTGTTCTTtccttctctctttcttctagCTCTCTGTCtcaaatctaaatatataaacttttttaagctatatattattcaagaagtttaaattaaaaatttaatctcTATACGATGAAGAGAGAGCATGGTCACCGGGAAACCTCATCTGTAAAAGCCGGGAGCTCATCAATGACGGCCAATAAAGAAGAAGCCGGCGGATTCGACGAGCTTCTTGTGGTTTTGGGTTACAAAGTCCGATCTTCCGACATGGCTGACGTGGCACATAAGCTTGAGCAGTTAGAGATGGTTCTTGACGATGGAAACTCGCATCTTTCCGAAGATACTGTTCATTACAATCCTTCTGATCTCTCTGGATGGGTCGATAGCTTGCTCTTTGATCTTAACCCTACCTGTGATCAAGTCATACCCGACCAAGATTCTGAGTACGAACTCAGTGCCATTCCTGGCTCTGCAGCGTATCCACGTGGCAAAAGGACGAGAACAGGATCCGATTCTTCGACAACAAGGTCTATGGTTGTTTTGGATTCTCAAGAAACGGGCGTGCGTTTAGTACACGCGCTTTTGGCTTGCGCGGAGGCGGTTCAACAGAACAACCTGAAGCTAGCTGACGTGCTCGTTAAGCACGTGGGCTTGCTCGCCTCGTCACAAGCCGGTGCGATGAGGAAAGTCGCGACGTACTTCGCTGAAGGGCTAGCGAGGAGGATTTACCGGATTTACCCTCGTGATGACGTCGGTTTATCGTCATTTTCGGACACTCTTCAGGTACATTTCTACGAGTGTTGTCCGTATCTCAAGTTCGCTCACTTCACGGCGAACCAAGCGATACTTGAGGCGTTTGCTACGGCTGAGAAGGTCCACGTTATTGATTTAGGGATTAATCAAGGCTTGCAATGGCCGGCTCTTATTCAAGCTCTAGCTCTCCGTCCGGGTGGTCCACCGGATTTTCGGTTAACCGGAGTTGGTTCTTCGTTAACCGGCCAGTCGATTCAAGAAGTTGGATGGAAACTTGGCCAGCTTGCTAATGCAGTTGGTGTGAATTTCGAATTCAAGAGCATTGTCTTGAATAGTTTATCTGATCTTAAACAGGAAATGCTTGAGATTCGAACAGGTTCTGGATCCATAGCGGTTAACTCTGTTTTTGAGCTCCATCGCCTCTTGGCTCATCCCGGTTCAATCGATAACATTCTGTTAACCATTAAGTCGATTAAACCAGACATCATAACTGTAGTCGAGCAAGAAGCGGACCACAACGGGGCCGTTTTCCTCGACCGGTTTACCGAGTCGCTACATTACTACTCTAGCTTATTCGACTCACTAGAAGGCCCTCCCAGTCAAGACCGAGTGATGTCTGAGCTCTACTTAGGACGACAGATATTGAACCTAGTGGCCTGCGAAGGGGAGGACCGGGTTGAGAGACACGAGACACTGGCTCAGTGGAGAAACAGGTTCACTATGGGAGGATTTAAGTCGGTTAATATTGGTTCGTATGCGTATAAGCAAGCGAGCATGTTGTTGGCCCTTTATGCTGGAGCTGATGGGTATAAGGTGGAAGAAAATGAAGGTTGTTTGTTACTTGGATGGCAAACACGACAACTAATCGCTACATCTGCGTGGCGTTTCAATCGTGTGGAATAAAATTGAGATAATGGGAAGTTGAAAAAATGTTTGCTACATAGTGTTATTGCATTTGAATGCTAAAGGTACCACGTTTTCCAAATTTTAATGaacttgtttatttttcttcctTGAAATTTTGACTTTGCAAGAATAAACCTATCAGTCACTAAATTGATACGTTTTTTTTATCCTCGGTATATTAATTGagtatcatttaaaaaattgtaactttaaatttgtactaattaaaagaGATCATGTTTAGATGTTACTTAATTAGAATGTCAATTTAGCTTACATAACAccttaagaatcaattgaaaaaaatgttagTGCAAATCCAATTACtatagaacattatattaacccaaaataaaaaaaaaacatgtattttttccttaaataaaggttacagaattacctaatatgattaacatatatatgacaattaattactataaataataaagatttgataacaatttatgcatcataattcatttttatttacttttatattattaaaaaattaaacaatcacattaaccatataataaaaaaattagattttttcttatatgttatattttgaatttttttaaaatgactttaaaatacaaaaatgagaaaaccttatatgttatattttaaaacgactttaaattacaaaaatgagaaaaccttatatgttttatatttcttatatgttagattttttcttatatgttatattttgaattttttaaaacgacgttaaattacaaaaatgtaagtttccttaagcatacgactaaaaacattaaaattacatgtatcaattcgacggttgatctgaaacctttcaaaacatatggaagataaaagtcaaaataattcaactgtggaaACAGTGCTGtttacttttttcaagaatgtgttcggtgggaaaaaaagatttttatgtcataattttttttaatgtccaaTCTGATTAatccatgatatattaattatagtttattccatattttttaataaatattgatCCGGTctatcggaaagaaattatataataacagcaaaaaaatttgtatatatataaataaaatgatcaaatatataaaacaattatcgataatatatacaaataaaatcaCATTGCCAAAgacgcatgtcttatcctagtaattatagtatttagaaaaaaaatcatcctATTTAGAATACCGTTGATAAAATAGGAAGAAAACTAATGGTAACaagatatttattaaaataatatttgatgtGCATAAGGTTCACAATAAACAAATGCTGGTCCGTGTGTCGAAAATGACGAATCCAATTATCAGTAAATGGGATGGCAATGgcactttttatatattttattatgtatcAAATCCTAAAATTAATCTGCGAGTGCAGCGGTTGCAATCTATGGTTTGAGAATCTTAATATACAGAGTTTGATTCCTTTGTCTACACAACAAGTTGCGCATGGGATACTTCGCGCCTCGGAATACGGCCTAGGTTAAATCTGGATCACCGATGATTCATAATTCCTCAAGTTCtagaatttattattttatctctACTTTTTCTTGTAGGATTTCAAAGATTTGGAATAAACTCAGGAAGCAAAGCTGACAATAATTAATGttataaacaatttaaatagaatgataaaataagaagacatattttttaaaactcaaaGATGATTTCGAAAACGAAACACATATCTGATCTATTTTCTTAAcacaataagttttttttaaatacatgatggtctttttgttttctaaattatGTGATACAATTGTATGTGAAATTTTTTCACaactaacaaaaacaaaatctaagtGGTTATATTTCTACACTATACTAATGTTGAAATCTACTTTAAAACATACCAATGACATATGAAATTTGctagaatataatatttaatacgtgaattaaataaatgagacaagaagtttaattttttttgtcaacagacgtttatttaaatttttcttaacacacaaataaaaagacaaaaaagtcGAACCAATCCAAATCAAATGGTTTAAAGCTTGGATTAACTTgactcatttaataaatggatTAGTCCATAATTGGGctatattttcaatacaaaGTGCAAAATATTGGAGTTGTTTGAGTCAATCACCAATTATTTTGGGCTTGTCATTATCAATGAATTTGGTCAACAAAAATGATCCCGTAAGAAAATTCATTGGAAAGAACTACGTAATAAACCACACAATATGTAGACTCGCGGCACAGATCATTCTCGGAATAAAAGGGTCGTCTTGGTTCTCGTTTCAGACAGAGCCGTGCACACCGTTGTGAGAAAAAGGCGCAAGCGGCTTGCGGCATGCCCCttaattttcaatcaaattttAGGGACTCTTTTGTGTATGAAAGATTAGAAACCTTGAGCAATATGAAATTTTCACTATTATTTCAAATGCTTTACAAAATGACATATAACCAGTTTATATAGAAACTTGACAATAGTTTAGTGTAGCCATATGTCTTATCTTCATCATTAGCTGTAAAGTAGTCTAGTCATCCTTGACAGTCTGTAAGAAATCAAATATGTTATTGAGCTGAATTGTCTTTTTGCTTTCTCTAACGTTTGTTTTTGCAGGTACAAGTGAATGACTCTTTTGTCTTTACGTGATGtcttattggacttcagagatGGGCTTGAGGTTTTATCCTCTTGGGCTTGTATTGAGTTACTCACATCCCCCTCAAACTCGGGGTAGGTGACTCAATGACTCCGAGTTTGGATCTCAAATCAAAAAACGGTCGCCTCGCCAGCGGTTTAGTGAAGATATCAGCGAGCTGAAGAGAAGCAGGGATGTGTTGAGTCTCAATCAGTCCAAAGGCAACTTGTTCACGGATGTAGTGGA is a genomic window of Brassica napus cultivar Da-Ae chromosome A2, Da-Ae, whole genome shotgun sequence containing:
- the LOC125585596 gene encoding DELLA protein RGL1-like, giving the protein MKREHGHRETSSVKAGSSSMTANKEEAGGFDELLVVLGYKVRSSDMADVAHKLEQLEMVLDDGNSHLSEDTVHYNPSDLSGWVDSLLFDLNPTCDQVIPDQDSEYELSAIPGSAAYPRGKRTRTGSDSSTTRSMVVLDSQETGVRLVHALLACAEAVQQNNLKLADVLVKHVGLLASSQAGAMRKVATYFAEGLARRIYRIYPRDDVGLSSFSDTLQVHFYECCPYLKFAHFTANQAILEAFATAEKVHVIDLGINQGLQWPALIQALALRPGGPPDFRLTGVGSSLTGQSIQEVGWKLGQLANAVGVNFEFKSIVLNSLSDLKQEMLEIRTGSGSIAVNSVFELHRLLAHPGSIDNILLTIKSIKPDIITVVEQEADHNGAVFLDRFTESLHYYSSLFDSLEGPPSQDRVMSELYLGRQILNLVACEGEDRVERHETLAQWRNRFTMGGFKSVNIGSYAYKQASMLLALYAGADGYKVEENEGCLLLGWQTRQLIATSAWRFNRVE